A stretch of Deltaproteobacteria bacterium DNA encodes these proteins:
- the trxB gene encoding thioredoxin-disulfide reductase — protein MEALEHDLLIAGGGPAGLTAGLYAARGKLRTLLIEKMAPGGQAASTFLIENYPGFPEGIPGPELSQAMEKQAKRFGLEMINGEVNHLVAKGKHWEVGWEGRKVTTKTVIVATGVEPIKLGVPGEEELKGRGVSYCATCDGPFFRDQDIGVVGGGDSAVDEALFLTRFARRVYIIHRRNALRAEKILQERALQNEKIEILWDTVVAKVLGRTGVEGLELKNVKTQETRTLQVNGVFFYAGLKPITGFLGGVVKLDDRGYVITDGNMATSAPGIFAAGDVRQKLLRQVTTAVGDGATAAFAVERYLESLWR, from the coding sequence GTGGAGGCGCTAGAACATGATTTGTTGATCGCCGGCGGTGGCCCGGCAGGTCTGACTGCTGGACTTTATGCTGCCCGGGGCAAACTGCGCACCCTGCTCATCGAGAAGATGGCTCCGGGGGGCCAGGCCGCCAGCACCTTTCTGATCGAAAACTACCCCGGTTTTCCGGAGGGAATCCCCGGGCCGGAATTGTCTCAAGCGATGGAGAAACAAGCCAAGCGCTTTGGGCTGGAGATGATCAATGGGGAAGTGAACCATCTGGTGGCGAAAGGGAAACATTGGGAAGTTGGATGGGAAGGCCGGAAAGTAACCACCAAAACCGTGATTGTGGCCACAGGGGTTGAGCCCATAAAATTAGGGGTTCCTGGAGAGGAAGAACTGAAGGGAAGGGGGGTGTCTTACTGCGCCACTTGCGACGGTCCTTTTTTCCGGGATCAGGATATCGGCGTAGTGGGCGGGGGAGACTCTGCTGTGGACGAAGCTTTATTCCTGACCCGATTTGCCAGGCGGGTCTACATCATCCACCGGCGTAACGCCCTGCGGGCAGAAAAAATCCTGCAGGAGCGAGCGTTGCAGAACGAAAAGATCGAAATCCTCTGGGACACCGTGGTGGCGAAAGTTTTGGGCAGGACAGGCGTAGAGGGGTTGGAATTGAAGAATGTGAAGACTCAGGAAACCCGGACTTTGCAAGTAAACGGAGTCTTTTTCTATGCAGGGCTGAAACCCATTACGGGGTTTCTTGGCGGGGTGGTAAAATTGGATGATCGGGGGTATGTGATTACCGATGGGAATATGGCTACCTCCGCCCCAGGGATTTTTGCTGCGGGCGATGTTCGGCAGAAGCTTTTGCGGCAGGTAACCACCGCTGTTGGCGACGGGGCCACGGCTGCCTTTGCCGTGGAACGCTACCTGGAGTCGTTATGGCGATAA
- the galT gene encoding galactose-1-phosphate uridylyltransferase, translating to MSELRKDPVTGRWVIVSTERGRRPSDFGVQNHKPKGGFCPFCPGNEDKTPPEILAFRQEGSQRNGPGWRLRVVSNKFPALRVEGEINREGVGLYDKMSGIGAHEVIIETPNHEETLTHLSPKHFEEVLWAYRDRMLDLRRDIRLRYAMLFKNHGEAAGATLEHPHSQLIALPIVPHLVMEEMTGAKDYYGYKERCIFCDIVRQEIQQGERVVLENSEFIVINPFASFAPFESWILPKRHNSFFEESQAQEIQSLGSIFLETLKRLEKALNFPPYNFTLHTTPFKERNLEYYHWHFEIIPKLTKFAGFEWGSGFFINPTPPEEAAKFLRELGA from the coding sequence ATGTCGGAATTACGTAAAGACCCGGTCACCGGCCGGTGGGTAATTGTTTCCACGGAAAGGGGTAGAAGGCCATCCGATTTCGGAGTCCAGAATCATAAGCCCAAAGGCGGTTTCTGCCCCTTCTGCCCGGGAAACGAGGATAAAACTCCCCCCGAAATTTTAGCCTTCCGGCAGGAGGGCTCCCAGCGCAATGGACCGGGATGGCGTTTGCGGGTAGTTTCCAATAAATTTCCCGCCCTACGCGTAGAAGGGGAAATTAACCGGGAGGGAGTTGGACTCTACGATAAAATGAGTGGCATCGGAGCCCATGAAGTCATCATCGAAACCCCTAACCATGAGGAAACCCTTACCCACCTCTCCCCCAAACATTTCGAGGAGGTTCTCTGGGCCTACCGGGACCGCATGCTGGACTTGCGCCGGGACATCCGCCTTCGCTATGCCATGCTATTTAAAAATCACGGTGAGGCAGCCGGAGCTACCCTCGAGCATCCCCATTCGCAGTTAATCGCCCTGCCCATTGTACCCCATCTGGTTATGGAGGAGATGACCGGAGCAAAGGATTATTATGGCTACAAAGAACGGTGCATCTTCTGCGACATCGTCCGTCAAGAAATTCAGCAAGGGGAACGGGTCGTTTTAGAAAACTCGGAATTCATCGTCATCAACCCTTTCGCCTCTTTCGCCCCTTTTGAATCCTGGATTCTGCCCAAGCGGCATAACTCTTTTTTTGAAGAGAGCCAGGCCCAGGAAATCCAGTCTCTGGGTTCAATTTTTTTGGAAACCTTAAAACGCCTGGAGAAAGCCTTGAACTTTCCTCCCTACAATTTTACTCTCCATACGACCCCTTTTAAGGAGAGAAATCTGGAGTATTACCATTGGCACTTTGAGATCATTCCCAAGCTCACGAAGTTTGCTGGATTCGAGTGGGGTTCCGGGTTTTTCATCAATCCAACCCCTCCCGAAGAAGCCGCTAAATTTTTAAGGGAGCTCGGCGCCTAA
- a CDS encoding glycoside hydrolase family 57 protein, with the protein MLNIAFFWHMHQPYYRDPLSGEYSLPWVRLHACKGYYDMISLLEEYPAIRQTFNLVPSLLRQLNEYARGEAQDAFLDHTRKPAEELSPEEKKFILINFFLCNRETMVKPYPAYWALLKKRGVKVPEYHWDDLLHHFTPQDFRDLQVWFNLTWFGHRAREKKESVRELFQKGRVFAESDKTILLQAQSEIIQELIPLYQSMLAKGQVEITTSPFYHPILPLLIDWTTASRSMPKVSLPGSFSHPEDAEVQIQKAVEYYQHLFGCQPKGMWPSEGSVCPELIPLAHKAGIHWMASDEGILFRSLSGDTARHRLYRPYRVKFQGAEVTMVFRDRNLSDLIGFTYAKNSPQVAASDLLTRLKNIQKSQPADPSRLVLIALDGENPWEYYPDGGRDFLRGLYDKLSHDSALQTVKISEFLETYPPKEVLDSLYTGSWIDQNFRIWIGSPEDNQAWDCLRRTRTFLEKAPGKNQNFPATTWQSAWDEIYIAEGSDWFWWYGDNFTSDNDEEFDRLFRSHLSNVHLLLQSPVPDYLKTPITLSHEVKPAVEPVGLLSPVLDGRITHFYEWQEAGYFASRSYRSSMHRAEGFISGLYFGFDLQHLYFRLDPILREPNHFPSLQFHIRFSNPRKCQIIFPVQFPEGGEQSFTLVKPSAGSSQPTDRFTTICSDQIIELAIPFAALQFQPKQRVDFFLQVQKEDLELERYPRSGYLSLVIPDQDFESTLWQV; encoded by the coding sequence TTGTTAAATATTGCCTTTTTCTGGCACATGCATCAACCTTATTACCGGGACCCTCTGAGTGGAGAATACTCTCTCCCCTGGGTACGCCTGCATGCCTGCAAGGGTTATTACGACATGATTTCCCTCCTGGAGGAATATCCGGCAATCCGGCAAACGTTCAATTTGGTTCCTTCTCTCCTCCGCCAGTTAAATGAGTATGCCCGGGGAGAAGCCCAGGATGCTTTTCTGGACCACACCCGCAAGCCCGCCGAAGAACTCTCCCCCGAGGAAAAAAAATTTATCCTGATCAACTTTTTCCTATGCAACCGGGAGACGATGGTCAAACCCTATCCGGCTTACTGGGCTCTTTTAAAAAAAAGAGGGGTCAAAGTCCCTGAATACCACTGGGATGACCTGCTCCACCATTTTACCCCCCAGGACTTCCGCGACCTGCAGGTCTGGTTTAACCTTACCTGGTTCGGGCACCGGGCCCGGGAAAAGAAAGAAAGCGTCCGTGAACTTTTTCAGAAAGGAAGGGTTTTTGCGGAGTCGGACAAAACCATTCTTCTGCAGGCTCAATCGGAAATCATCCAGGAGTTAATTCCTCTCTATCAATCCATGCTGGCCAAAGGACAAGTGGAAATTACCACCAGCCCTTTTTACCACCCCATCCTTCCCCTGCTTATCGACTGGACGACCGCGTCCAGGTCAATGCCCAAAGTATCCCTACCCGGTTCGTTTTCCCATCCGGAAGATGCTGAGGTGCAGATCCAAAAGGCCGTAGAGTATTATCAGCATCTTTTTGGATGCCAACCTAAGGGAATGTGGCCCTCCGAAGGCTCGGTATGCCCCGAACTGATCCCCCTCGCCCATAAGGCCGGGATCCACTGGATGGCCTCGGATGAGGGGATTCTTTTTAGATCCCTATCCGGGGATACGGCTCGCCACCGCCTCTACCGGCCCTATCGGGTAAAGTTCCAGGGGGCGGAAGTTACAATGGTTTTTCGCGACCGGAATCTTTCCGACCTCATCGGCTTTACCTATGCCAAAAATTCTCCCCAGGTTGCGGCGTCTGACCTCCTAACCCGTCTGAAGAATATTCAGAAATCTCAGCCTGCCGACCCCAGTCGCCTGGTCCTGATTGCCCTGGACGGAGAAAATCCCTGGGAATATTACCCGGATGGAGGTCGTGATTTTTTGCGGGGGCTCTACGATAAGCTGTCCCATGACTCTGCCCTGCAGACGGTTAAAATCAGTGAATTTTTAGAAACGTACCCCCCCAAGGAAGTGCTGGATTCTCTATACACCGGGTCCTGGATCGATCAAAACTTCAGAATCTGGATCGGTTCTCCGGAGGATAACCAAGCCTGGGATTGCTTGCGCCGAACGCGTACTTTCTTAGAGAAGGCCCCGGGAAAAAACCAAAATTTTCCTGCAACAACCTGGCAGTCGGCCTGGGATGAAATCTACATCGCCGAGGGGAGTGATTGGTTTTGGTGGTATGGAGATAATTTCACCAGCGACAACGACGAAGAATTCGACCGTCTCTTTCGAAGTCATTTGAGTAATGTGCACCTACTTCTCCAATCTCCCGTGCCCGATTACCTGAAGACACCCATTACCTTATCCCACGAGGTTAAACCCGCGGTGGAGCCGGTGGGATTGCTCTCGCCCGTCCTGGATGGACGGATTACCCATTTCTATGAGTGGCAAGAAGCGGGATATTTCGCCAGCCGGTCTTACCGCAGCTCAATGCACCGGGCGGAAGGATTTATTTCTGGCCTTTATTTCGGTTTCGATTTGCAGCATCTTTACTTTCGCCTCGATCCGATCCTCCGGGAGCCCAATCACTTTCCCAGCCTGCAATTTCATATCCGCTTTTCCAATCCTCGGAAATGCCAGATTATCTTTCCTGTCCAATTTCCAGAGGGGGGGGAACAGTCTTTCACTTTAGTTAAGCCGTCCGCAGGAAGCAGCCAGCCCACGGACCGCTTTACGACCATCTGTTCCGACCAAATCATCGAGTTAGCCATCCCATTCGCCGCGCTGCAATTTCAACCCAAGCAGAGAGTAGATTTTTTCCTTCAGGTTCAAAAAGAAGATCTCGAATTGGAACGCTATCCGCGAAGTGGGTATCTTTCGCTGGTCATTCCGGATCAAGATTTTGAATCAACCCTGTGGCAAGTCTAA
- the surE gene encoding 5'/3'-nucleotidase SurE translates to MRILVSNDDGIQSPGLLALARALDPVGEVWVVAPDREQSACSHSLTMNRPLRWKRVKNFGDRFFTVNGTPTDCVLLGTSKILPERPHLIVSGINIGENLGEDITYSGTVSAAIEGAILGIPSFAISLVARNQCIFTHAASFAARLARNVLQYGLPRNTFLNVNVPAQGKKPRSYKITRMGKRIYGESVQEKIGPRSRKHYIIGGNDPGYADTEDSDFKAVAKNFISITPLHLDWTNYASFATLSKRKI, encoded by the coding sequence TTGAGGATTTTAGTTTCCAACGATGATGGAATTCAATCTCCGGGCCTGCTGGCGTTGGCCAGGGCCCTGGATCCCGTTGGCGAAGTTTGGGTGGTTGCTCCGGATCGGGAACAAAGCGCCTGCAGCCACTCTTTGACGATGAATCGTCCCCTGCGGTGGAAAAGGGTGAAGAATTTTGGCGATCGATTTTTTACGGTCAACGGAACGCCGACCGATTGCGTTCTTCTGGGAACCAGCAAAATTCTGCCGGAGCGACCCCACTTGATTGTCTCCGGGATCAACATAGGAGAAAACCTGGGAGAAGACATTACTTATTCCGGTACCGTTTCCGCAGCCATTGAGGGAGCGATCCTGGGGATCCCTTCCTTCGCAATTTCTCTAGTGGCCAGGAACCAGTGCATCTTTACGCATGCGGCTTCTTTTGCCGCTCGTTTGGCCAGGAACGTCCTGCAATATGGCCTGCCCCGCAATACTTTTTTGAACGTGAACGTCCCTGCTCAGGGAAAAAAGCCACGGTCATACAAGATCACCCGCATGGGCAAACGAATTTACGGGGAGTCGGTTCAGGAAAAGATCGGGCCGCGGAGCAGAAAACATTATATCATCGGCGGTAATGATCCGGGGTATGCGGATACGGAAGATTCGGATTTTAAAGCCGTGGCTAAAAATTTTATCTCGATCACACCGCTTCACTTGGACTGGACCAATTATGCATCCTTTGCGACGCTATCCAAACGAAAGATCTGA
- a CDS encoding GAF domain-containing protein has translation MNSREILSRVIELSNAPVDADQRLGHLVDFLSQTFSIPFCALFIWDPREARVFLKLCSEKHPNLPPGLSFPVNTEPWGASLLQKKPMIIPDAAQFSLWSLSIPENFTPFSFLAFFPIADEIFLYGVLALLGEQPRQFSEEESFLLPVICRQLAGTLRSTQVSLQAKKRIAQLSTLQAISNAISSTLELGELLNRITLNSTKVLQADGAILRLLDEEGGMLKIVSTYGLENGTDEAGPPQQVPLGEDAAGTVALTQEPLLISDAQTSPYSFAKFPQKISSVICVPLIFRSKTVGTLTLFSLYREWRPVKVFDEEDKNLLSTMASQIAIAIENAIILQRAELLARDKERSVRELSLLYEVSRSMHTTINSEQLLRIILISITLGNRQGFDRAALFLVDEKENVLKGMMGVGARSREEAEQWRKKIEERPVFSRGWIVPEEMEFNPYDLQVREARISLNEKRSLLVRTLREMRSFNIQDAASDPEVNPGILRWFGSRAFACVPLIAKEKAIGLIAVDNLFTDRPITSADLGLLTLLANQAAMAIENSRLYSNLQEINTQLLQTQNRLIQSEKLAALGEMVASITHEIKNPLVSIGGFARRLERNFQENSPEKKYIRIILKEVKRLESTLNATLAYSKEPSIPTGHYELNRILEDTLFILDSEFHDRNIRVTKDLAPNLPPLFSDPQQLNQVFLNLLVNAMQAIGKEGNLVVKTSCREQGERKFIQVEVSDTGGGIPLEVLDNIFNPFFTTKQDGTGLGLAIAHKIVTQHRGEIEVVNHPGVGATFLIRFPLSE, from the coding sequence ATGAATTCCCGCGAGATTTTATCCAGGGTTATCGAACTTTCGAATGCTCCCGTAGACGCCGACCAGCGCCTGGGGCATCTGGTGGACTTCTTGTCTCAGACTTTCTCCATTCCTTTTTGCGCCCTTTTCATCTGGGACCCCAGGGAGGCCCGGGTGTTCCTGAAACTCTGCAGTGAAAAGCACCCGAATCTTCCACCCGGCCTCAGTTTCCCTGTAAATACGGAGCCCTGGGGAGCCAGCCTTCTGCAAAAAAAACCAATGATCATTCCCGACGCTGCGCAGTTTTCTCTATGGAGCCTATCCATTCCGGAAAACTTCACCCCCTTCTCTTTCCTGGCTTTTTTCCCCATCGCGGATGAAATTTTTCTTTACGGCGTACTGGCTCTCCTGGGGGAACAACCCCGGCAATTCTCCGAAGAAGAGAGTTTTCTTCTACCGGTAATCTGCCGCCAGCTGGCCGGCACTCTGCGCAGCACCCAAGTGTCTTTACAAGCGAAAAAACGAATCGCCCAGTTGAGCACCTTGCAGGCCATCAGCAATGCCATCAGCTCCACCTTGGAGTTGGGAGAATTGCTCAACCGGATAACTCTGAACAGCACGAAGGTCCTTCAGGCCGATGGAGCGATCCTGCGCCTCCTCGACGAAGAAGGGGGGATGCTGAAGATTGTCTCCACCTACGGACTGGAAAATGGAACAGATGAAGCCGGCCCGCCCCAACAGGTTCCCTTGGGTGAAGACGCGGCCGGTACCGTAGCCCTGACCCAGGAACCCCTCCTGATCTCCGATGCGCAAACATCCCCTTACTCTTTTGCCAAGTTTCCCCAAAAAATATCATCGGTCATCTGTGTACCTTTGATCTTCCGGTCCAAGACCGTTGGAACCCTGACCCTTTTCAGTCTTTACCGCGAATGGCGCCCGGTGAAAGTTTTCGATGAAGAGGATAAAAATCTCCTCAGCACGATGGCTTCCCAAATCGCCATTGCCATCGAGAACGCCATCATCTTGCAGCGGGCCGAGCTTTTGGCCAGAGATAAAGAGCGTAGTGTCCGGGAGCTTTCCCTACTTTATGAAGTTTCCCGATCCATGCATACGACCATCAATTCAGAGCAGCTATTGCGCATCATCCTCATTTCCATAACCCTGGGAAATCGCCAGGGCTTCGACCGGGCCGCTCTATTCCTGGTCGATGAAAAAGAAAACGTCCTTAAAGGTATGATGGGCGTGGGAGCCAGAAGCCGCGAAGAAGCTGAACAGTGGCGGAAAAAAATCGAGGAACGTCCCGTCTTTTCCCGAGGCTGGATCGTTCCGGAGGAAATGGAATTTAATCCCTACGATCTGCAGGTTCGAGAGGCGCGGATCTCCCTCAACGAGAAACGCTCGCTCCTGGTCAGGACCCTACGGGAGATGCGCTCTTTTAATATCCAGGATGCCGCCTCGGATCCGGAGGTCAACCCCGGAATCCTTCGCTGGTTTGGCAGCCGGGCCTTTGCCTGCGTCCCTCTGATCGCTAAAGAAAAAGCCATCGGGCTCATCGCCGTGGATAACCTTTTCACTGACCGGCCCATTACCTCTGCGGACCTCGGGCTCCTCACCCTGCTGGCCAACCAAGCAGCCATGGCCATCGAAAACTCCCGCCTCTACAGTAACCTGCAGGAGATTAACACTCAGCTTCTCCAGACCCAAAACCGTCTCATTCAGTCCGAAAAGCTGGCCGCCTTGGGGGAGATGGTGGCTTCGATTACCCATGAGATCAAAAACCCCTTGGTCTCCATTGGAGGGTTTGCCCGCCGGCTCGAACGGAATTTTCAGGAAAATTCTCCGGAGAAAAAATATATTCGTATCATTCTCAAGGAAGTAAAGCGGCTCGAAAGCACCCTCAACGCGACCCTGGCCTACTCCAAGGAACCTTCCATTCCCACTGGCCATTACGAACTCAATCGCATCCTGGAAGACACCCTTTTCATACTCGATAGCGAATTTCATGATCGGAACATTCGGGTCACCAAAGATTTGGCCCCCAACCTGCCTCCCCTTTTTAGCGACCCGCAGCAGCTCAATCAGGTTTTTCTCAACCTCCTGGTGAACGCCATGCAGGCCATCGGGAAAGAAGGAAATCTGGTCGTAAAAACCTCCTGCCGGGAACAGGGGGAGCGTAAATTTATTCAGGTGGAAGTTAGCGACACCGGCGGGGGAATTCCACTGGAGGTCCTGGATAATATTTTCAACCCTTTTTTCACTACCAAACAGGATGGTACAGGCTTAGGCCTGGCCATTGCCCATAAAATTGTTACCCAGCACCGGGGAGAAATCGAGGTGGTCAACCATCCGGGAGTTGGAGCCACTTTCTTGATCCGCTTTCCCCTGTCGGAATAA
- the glgA gene encoding glycogen synthase GlgA, with protein MKILFATSEAVPFAKTGGLGDVSGALPRVLAQMGHEVTLILPKYRQVNEKRFKLIKKKVGLQVPVAQKMEEAEVYSVELAPRFNALLVRQDTYYQRDQLYGTINGDFEDNAERFIFFSRSVLEAALALELQPDIIHCNDWQTGLIPVYLKKLYHAVPSLGQAASIFTVHNLAYQGLFWHHDMPMTNLGWELFTPQALEFYGKINFLKGGTVFADAVTTVSRRYMEEIQTEEFGCGLDGVFRDRREDLYGILNGVDYGEWSPEVDPFIKQRYGPSDLKGKRECKADLQREFRLATKEDVPLIGSISRLAEQKGIDLIGADMEKMMELGLQFVLLGTGEEKYHLQFQKFSEKYPQQVGVKIGFDNALAHKIEAGADMFLMPSRYEPCGLNQIYSLKYGTVPIVRATGGLDDTIQDFTPTNLEGNGFKFGDYSPSCLLETIKRALQVYRNKITWEKLLLRGMSADFSWEQSARAYLKVYQETLAKKKNRNGKE; from the coding sequence ATGAAAATTCTTTTCGCAACTTCCGAAGCCGTTCCTTTCGCCAAAACAGGAGGATTGGGAGACGTTTCCGGCGCTCTGCCCAGAGTCCTGGCTCAAATGGGTCATGAAGTCACCCTGATATTACCGAAATATCGTCAGGTTAACGAGAAACGGTTCAAGCTCATCAAGAAAAAAGTGGGGCTGCAGGTTCCCGTCGCCCAAAAGATGGAAGAAGCCGAAGTGTATTCAGTCGAATTGGCACCTCGCTTCAACGCTCTGCTCGTTCGGCAAGATACTTATTATCAGCGCGATCAACTTTATGGAACGATAAACGGTGACTTCGAGGATAACGCCGAACGCTTTATATTCTTTTCCCGGTCCGTTTTAGAGGCAGCCCTGGCCCTGGAACTACAGCCTGACATCATTCATTGTAATGACTGGCAAACCGGACTGATCCCCGTCTACCTCAAGAAGCTCTACCATGCCGTTCCTTCGCTGGGACAAGCTGCGTCCATCTTCACCGTCCACAACCTGGCCTATCAAGGCCTTTTCTGGCATCACGATATGCCCATGACCAACCTGGGGTGGGAACTTTTTACTCCGCAAGCCCTGGAATTCTACGGCAAGATCAACTTTCTCAAGGGGGGAACTGTTTTTGCCGATGCCGTCACTACCGTCAGCCGCAGGTACATGGAAGAAATCCAGACCGAAGAATTCGGCTGTGGTTTAGACGGGGTCTTTCGGGACCGCCGGGAAGACCTTTACGGAATCCTGAACGGGGTGGACTATGGAGAATGGTCTCCGGAAGTGGACCCTTTCATCAAGCAGAGGTACGGTCCTTCCGATTTGAAGGGCAAGAGGGAGTGTAAAGCCGACCTGCAGCGGGAATTCCGGCTGGCCACGAAAGAAGATGTACCCCTTATCGGGTCCATTTCCCGCCTGGCCGAACAGAAAGGTATCGACCTTATTGGCGCCGACATGGAAAAAATGATGGAGCTTGGCCTGCAGTTTGTACTCCTGGGAACGGGGGAGGAGAAATACCACCTTCAATTCCAGAAATTCAGCGAGAAATACCCCCAACAGGTCGGGGTGAAGATCGGCTTTGACAACGCCTTGGCCCACAAGATTGAAGCCGGCGCGGATATGTTCCTCATGCCTTCCCGCTATGAACCCTGCGGGCTGAACCAGATTTACAGTTTGAAATACGGCACGGTGCCCATCGTCAGGGCTACGGGAGGGCTGGATGATACCATCCAAGACTTCACCCCCACGAACCTGGAAGGAAATGGTTTCAAGTTCGGGGACTATTCCCCTTCTTGCCTTTTGGAAACAATCAAGCGGGCCCTGCAGGTTTACCGCAACAAAATCACCTGGGAAAAACTGCTGCTCCGGGGAATGTCCGCGGACTTTTCCTGGGAACAATCTGCCAGGGCGTATCTGAAAGTTTATCAAGAAACCTTGGCGAAGAAAAAAAACCGAAACGGAAAAGAATGA